One segment of Ipomoea triloba cultivar NCNSP0323 chromosome 12, ASM357664v1 DNA contains the following:
- the LOC115998263 gene encoding CBL-interacting protein kinase 18-like codes for MEKRSNVLMQKYEVGRVLGQGNFAKVYHGRDIKSGQSVAIKVINKEKVMITDMVNQTKREISVMGLIKHPNIVQLYEVMATKSKIFLVLEFVKGGELFNKVAKGRLRENVARKYFQQLIDAVDLCHSRGVYHRDLKLENLLLDEDGNLKVSDFGLSALAESKQQDDLLHTTCGTPAYVAPEVICRKGYNGEKADIWSCGVILFILLAGHLPFHSSNLMEMYRKIMKAEYRCPSWFPQEVRKLLSRILDPNPHTRISIAKIKQHSWFKRGFESRNEKHTPGEFQATLPIPNPNPNHVVLDHTPEEKQEMEKHSPTYLNAFDIISLSTGFDLSGLFVSLDQKEEVQFTSVQPRSAITGKFEEIARNLKLEVTIEGGTRMVLKGSHEGGGNVIGFGALSIDVAVYEITSSFHLIEMKRSSGNVIEYQNMLRQQIRPALEEIVWSWQGEQNNRSEIAL; via the coding sequence atggagaaaagaagCAACGTATTGATGCAGAAATACGAGGTTGGAAGAGTACTAGGTCAAGGCAACTTCGCTAAGGTTTACCATGGTAGGGATATTAAATCTGGACAGAGTGTAGCAATTAAGGTAATTAATAAAGAGAAGGTTATGATAACCGACATGGTCAATCAGACAAAGCGGGAGATATCTGTCATGGGATTGATCAAACATCCGAACATCGTGCAGCTGTATGAGGTAATGGCCACCAAGTCGAAGATTTTCCTCGTGTTGGAGTTTGTAAAAGGCGGTGAGCTTTTCAACAAGGTCGCCAAAGGGAGGCTTAGGGAGAACGTTGCGAGGAAGTACTTTCAACAGCTGATTGATGCTGTTGATCTCTGCCACAGCAGAGGTGTTTATCACCGCGATTTGAAACTGGAAAACCTGCTCCTAGACGAGGACGGGAACTTGAAGGTGTCTGATTTTGGATTGAGTGCATTGGCCGAGTCTAAACAGCAAGACGACTTGCTCCACACCACGTGTGGAACCCCGGCCTATGTTGCCCCCGAGGTGATTTGTAGGAAAGGATACAACGGCGAGAAGGCTGACATTTGGTCGTGTGGGGTGATTTTGTTCATTCTGCTTGCTGGCCATCTCCCGTTTCATAGCTCGAACCTTATGGAGATGTACAGGAAAATAATGAAGGCCGAATACAGATGCCCGAGCTGGTTCCCACAAGAAGTGCGCAAATTGCTGTCGAGGATTCTCGATCCAAACCCCCACACTAGGATATCTATAGCCAAAATCAAGCAACACTCGTGGTTCAAAAGAGGTTTCGAATCTAGAAATGAAAAACACACCCCGGGAGAATTTCAAGCGACTCTCCCAATcccaaaccctaaccctaaccatGTTGTTCTTGATCACACCCCCGAGGAAAAACaagaaatggaaaaacattCTCCTACATACCTAAACGCGTTCgacatcatctctctctcaaCTGGCTTTGACCTGTCCGGTTTATTTGTGAGCCTCGACCAAAAGGAGGAAGTGCAATTCACATCTGTGCAGCCTAGATCAGCTATCACGGGGAAGTTTGAAGAAATTGCTAGGAATCTGAAGCTGGAAGTGACAATAGAGGGAGGGACGAGAATGGTGCTGAAAGGATCTCACGAGGGTGGTGGCAACGTAATAGGATTTGGGGCTCTCTCCATTGATGTTGCGGTTTATGAAATAACATCATCCTTCCATCTAATCGAGATGAAACGATCCAGTGGTAACGTGATCGAGTATCAGAACATGCTCAGACAACAGATCAGACCAGCCCTCGAAGAAATTGTTTGGTCTTGGCAAGGAGAGCAAAATAATCGTAGCGAAATTGCTTTGTAA